In Paludibaculum fermentans, the genomic stretch GTGCATGGAGACTCTTTCAGTCTACCCGCAGGCTGGGGGCGGGCAGCGAGGAGGGGCGTTGTCAGGGGCGCGGTCCACACGCGAGAATTGAACAACCCACATGATTCACTACGATCCACACAAGTGGCTGGACCATTTCTTCGATGTGCGCGGAACGCTGGTGAAGGAGATTGGGATCCGCGTTGGAGTCTGCGTCATTTGGGCCTCGGGAGTGGTCTACTTCCACAAGGCTTACCAGCCGGTGGATATCCCCATCACCCTGCACTCCCTGGTGGGAGTCGCGCTCGGCCTGCTGCTGGTCTTCCGCACGAACGCTTCCTACGACCGGTATTGGGAGGGACGGCGGCTGTGGGGCGGCATCGTGAACGAGACCCGGAACCTGGTGCGCGGGGCGTCGGTGCATCTGGGCGGACATCCGCGGCTGCTGCAGGAGCTGGCGCGGTGGACTGCCTTGTTTCCCTGGGCGACGATGAACTCACTGCGTGACGAGTTCGACATCGGACCGCTGGAGTCTGACCTGACACCCGAGGAGATCTCCGGCATCCGCACGGCGCAGCACAGGGCTCTATATGTTGCGCAGCGCATGAGCATGCTGGTGGCGGAGATGAAAACCAGGGGGCTGGTCACTGACATCGTGTACGTCGCGTTGGATCAGAATATTCAACTGTTGGTCGACTATCTGGGCGGCTGCGAGCGGATCAGGAAGACGCCCTTGCCGTTCGCCTATGTCGTCCACCTGCGGCGAGCCCTGGTGGTTTACTGCTTCACGCTACCCTTCGCCCTGGTCGGGACCTTCGGCTGGTTCACCCTATTGGATGTCCTGCTGATCTCCTACACCTTCTTCGGCATTGAGGAGATTGGCGTTGAGATCGAAGGACCCTTCGGCGACGATGCCAACGACCTGCCGATGCGGGAGATCTGCGAGACCATCCACAGGAACCTTTACTCAATGTCCGGCACGAGAAAGCTGGAGCGGGACAAGCTGCCGGAAGGGCTCTAGCGTCCACTGGACCCGGCTGCCGCCCGGCGTGCTATCCTGCGGCCAACGGCTGGGAACAGGGGCACCGGGGGACAATACACGATGCCGAGCCAAGTGGTGGATCTCGATATTTCGAGCGCCAAGTCGTACATGAGTTCCATGGGGGTCTTGCGGCAGGCAATCACCCTGGGCCGTGAGAAGTCGCCCGGCCTGATTCTGATCCTGCGTGTCCAACTTCTGTATGGCGGACGAGTGACGCTGTATATGAAGGTCCTCAACCTTTACATCATCGCGTTCGGAACGAATCCGGTGTTCGCGCTGGCTGACGCTACGGAAGACGTGCCCGCGACGCTGCGCACCTCCGGGGCCGTGCCGAAGGAGGTGAAGATCCAGAAGCTGGCGTTAGGTTCGGACCACGGCGCCCTGGGCACGGAGGGTGCTGAGTTCGGCCTGGGCGACCTGGCGCAATGCTCGTCCCTGGCCCTGTTCGACGGCTCACAGAGCTTCAGCATGATCCGCAAGCCGCTCTCGCTGCTGGTCTGCCTGCTGGCGGAAGGCGCGCGTTTCCTGGAAGTGCAGAACTCGTTCGCAGGGGTTTCCAGGAAGACTGGAGAGTACTGGGCGCGGCCTCAGCCGAATGAGGGCCTGTACGCGTCGATGAGCGTCGGCAACGGCCAGACCAGCACCGACAACATCAGTATCAGCGGCGTGGTCTGGGTCTGGCAGAAGGCATCGAGGCTGCGGCGGTATGCCACGGCGGCTGGGGTTGGTCCGGAAGGCGGCAAGCGGCTGGCCGCTCAACTGAACGGACTCATCGCCGAGATCACAGCGCTGCTGAGCGTGAGTGAAGGGAAAGTCGAGCGGGAAACGGTGTTGCTTCGCATTGCCGAATCTCCTTCCCGGCTTGGGCCAGGCGCTTCGCCGGTAGCAGCCAAACTGCTTGAAGCGAAGCAACTCGCGGGACGCTTCGGCGCCACGACAAAGGAGCAGATCTCCGATATTCTGCTTCTCTTCGCGGATGAGATGGTGATGAAGGCGACGCAGGGTCTGCTGGTGACCGCGATCTAGGCGCTCCACCTTGGATCCCTGACAATACTTTACGTTCGGCTGACATTTCCAGTCCTTCGAAGCGGGCGGCCCACGGCATGCTGAGGGTGAGAGTGGCTCATCGTGAGCGAAGGAGGCCATGGATGTGCAGCACGAGTGTTTTCACTGCGGGGTGGAAGCTGGTCCTGTGCGCATTGGCAGGCAGCGCCCTGCTGGCGGGACAGACCTTCATTGTCCGCGTCGCGCCGCGCGGGCCAGTGGTGACCCGAATCGTCGCCGTACCGGTCGTGCGTCCAGTGTGGATTCCCAGATGTCGGGTAGTTCCACCGCCCCCGCGAGCGGTGTGGGTGGCTCCAGGTTGGGGCTACGCACCGGTGCGCCGTCCACGCGTAGTCATTTCAGGATCCTGGTGAAGCTGGAGCGCTCAGGTTGCAGGCTGATTTCACCGGATGGGAAGATCAAGGGAGCCGCGGCGAGTATCCGCTGTGCGGTGAGCGCCGGGCGCTCGCGAAATCCCCCAATGCGCAGGAACGGATGCCAAGCATAGCTCGTCCAGCGATTCTGGTCATCGACGATGACGTGGAAATGACGGAGATGCTGGGGGAGTATCTCGAACCCGAGGGCTTCGTGATTGAGGTGTGCCACGATGGCGATACGGGCCTGAAACTGGCGCTGCAGCCGCAGTGGCAACTCATCGTGCTGGATGTGATGCTGCCGAGGCTGAACGGCTTCGAAGTCCTGCGCCGCCTGCGCGAATCGTCCCCGGTCCCGGTGATCATGCTCACCGCGCGTGGAGACGCAATCGATCGTGTAGTGGGCCTGCAGAGCGGGGCGGATGACTACCTGCCCAAGCCCTTTGATCCGCAGGAATTCGTGGCGAGGGTAAAGGCGATTCTGCGCCGGACCGCGCCTTCGCTGTTGCGTCAACCGGAGAACGAGGAAGTCGTGGTGCTAGCCGATGTCACCTTGGACAGCCGCGCCCGGACAGTGCGGCGCAGTGGTGCCCATGTTGAACTGACCTCCGTCGAGTTCGCGCTGCTGCGCGCATTCCTGAGGGCAGCCGGCCGGGTCCTCACGCGCGAGGAGTTGTTCCGCGAGGTGCTCGACCGGGCGTTCTCCGTCTTCGATCGCAGTATCGACAACCATGTCAGCAGCCTGCGGAAGAAGTTGGGGCCGCGTCCCGACGGACGAGAGCGGATCCGGTCTATCCGCAATGCGGGCTATATCTACCCAAGTGACGAATCGGGCCCGGCGGGCGCATGAAGAGCCTGTTCCTCAGAATCTTCCTGTGGTTCTGCGGCGGAACCCTGATGCTGCTGCTGGTGGTGGGTGCAGGATTTCTGATGGATGCTCCAGGCGCCGCGGCGGCTCCCTGGTGGCGGCTGGGGCAGGGGGCGATTGTCTCCGCCGGCCGGGTGGGTGTCGAAGCGTATGAGCGCGGCGGGCGGCAGGAACTGGATCGATTCCTGGAGTCGCTGGCCCGCGATACCGGAATGCGCGGGACGTTGTACGACGATTCCGGGCAGGGGTTGAGCGGCGGTGTGATTGCTCCGGCGGGCAAGCAATTGTCTGATGCGCTTTCCGGGCCCGAGGAACAGTTGACGGTGTTGCCTGTGCGCGGCGTGGCCGGTGTGCGGTTGCGCGGGGCGAAGGGCAGGAGCTACGGATTTGCGGTGATCATGCCCAGGCGCGAGCGCGCGGGCGGCTGGTCGCGGACCTTTCTATTTACCTTCCTGCTCACCAGCGGATTGCTGTGCTTCCTGCTGGCGCGGCATCTCACTGCGCCGGTCGCGCACCTGCGCGCCGTCACTTCGCGATTTTCGAACGGGGACCTGGGTGCGCGCGTCACCCAGCCCGAACTGCTGGGGCGCAAGGATGAGGTGGGCGGTCTGGCGCGCGACTTCAATGAGATGGCGGCCCGCATCGAGACCCTGCTGAATGCGCAGAAGAGGCTGATTGCCGATGTGTCGCACGAGTTGCGATCGCCGCTGACACGCTTGAGCCTCGCCCTGGGGTTGATCCGCCGCAGGGGCGACACCGTCTCGCCCACCTCAATGGCGCGGATGGAACGCGAAGTGCACCGGCTGAATCACCTCATCGGGCAACTGCTGACGCTCTCTCGCCTGGAGGCTCTCGATCAACCCCCGCCTAAGGAAAGCATTGATCTGGCCGCGCTGGTGCAGGAGATCGCCATCGACGCAGGCTTCGAGACGACCAGCAGCGATCGAGGCGTCCGCCTGGTGGAGTGTGCGGCGTGTACGTTGACTGGCGCGCGCGATCTTCTGCGGAGCGCCATCGAGAATGTCGTCCGCAACGCCTTGAAGTACACAAGTCCGGGCACGGTGG encodes the following:
- a CDS encoding bestrophin family protein — its product is MIHYDPHKWLDHFFDVRGTLVKEIGIRVGVCVIWASGVVYFHKAYQPVDIPITLHSLVGVALGLLLVFRTNASYDRYWEGRRLWGGIVNETRNLVRGASVHLGGHPRLLQELARWTALFPWATMNSLRDEFDIGPLESDLTPEEISGIRTAQHRALYVAQRMSMLVAEMKTRGLVTDIVYVALDQNIQLLVDYLGGCERIRKTPLPFAYVVHLRRALVVYCFTLPFALVGTFGWFTLLDVLLISYTFFGIEEIGVEIEGPFGDDANDLPMREICETIHRNLYSMSGTRKLERDKLPEGL
- a CDS encoding response regulator transcription factor, yielding MPSIARPAILVIDDDVEMTEMLGEYLEPEGFVIEVCHDGDTGLKLALQPQWQLIVLDVMLPRLNGFEVLRRLRESSPVPVIMLTARGDAIDRVVGLQSGADDYLPKPFDPQEFVARVKAILRRTAPSLLRQPENEEVVVLADVTLDSRARTVRRSGAHVELTSVEFALLRAFLRAAGRVLTREELFREVLDRAFSVFDRSIDNHVSSLRKKLGPRPDGRERIRSIRNAGYIYPSDESGPAGA
- a CDS encoding sensor histidine kinase, translated to MKSLFLRIFLWFCGGTLMLLLVVGAGFLMDAPGAAAAPWWRLGQGAIVSAGRVGVEAYERGGRQELDRFLESLARDTGMRGTLYDDSGQGLSGGVIAPAGKQLSDALSGPEEQLTVLPVRGVAGVRLRGAKGRSYGFAVIMPRRERAGGWSRTFLFTFLLTSGLLCFLLARHLTAPVAHLRAVTSRFSNGDLGARVTQPELLGRKDEVGGLARDFNEMAARIETLLNAQKRLIADVSHELRSPLTRLSLALGLIRRRGDTVSPTSMARMEREVHRLNHLIGQLLTLSRLEALDQPPPKESIDLAALVQEIAIDAGFETTSSDRGVRLVECAACTLTGARDLLRSAIENVVRNALKYTSPGTVVQIRLARPSGANLATILVEDEGPGVPPNELARIFEPFYRVEQARERQTGGAGLGLAIARHVVGMHGGSVTAKNRESGGLALVIALPVQPLF